Part of the Benincasa hispida cultivar B227 chromosome 12, ASM972705v1, whole genome shotgun sequence genome is shown below.
TGGTAACagtaaaaatgtcaaaattcataaattttcatttagaaCATTGACAATAATGGCAATCGTAGTCATGACGATAATGATACTCGTAATTTTCAGACGCAATTGGATTGGATTGACTACCCTCCACTCGTCAATCAATTTGTGTTTTTTTAGTACGGATTTAGAAGTAGACCCCATACGTCAGTACATGTGCAAAACGGTAGTAAACAACATCAAAGATAATCAAATAGATTAGGTTTGAGGTCGGTAGTACAAACACCATGccaattgagctatgctcatgATGGCAATGTTAGTAATATTTTTCACAACgcaaaaactaaattgttataatttttcaaatgaaacctACTAAATTGTTGCATAGTTGAATTACAGGTCgattgttacaaaattaagaaaataaaaagttacATGGTTACAAACTAAAGTCTGAAGACTAAGGGCATGTTTTGGGGAGTGTTTTAAAAATAGTGATTTTAATAGACTTGATTTATTAACAAGTGATCCATTAAGAATTGGGTAGGAGAATCAAACCTCTGGCCACGATATTGATAGTACAAGTATTATGCTAATTGAGATAGCTCATAGtgtttttagttaaattatttaattataattagtttttgTAAAAGTGTGATAAATAATGTTAGTATTTGGTTCCatatttattcaaattatttatatttagttcaaaatattttcaaatgacTAATGTTTGTTTTCAAAGGTATTTTAGAATAATCAAAttactaaaacaaaaaaaacattacATTTGAGATTGGAAAAAATTAGCGATAGTGAGAATtgtatagagaaaaataaaaatttaaaagagaaaaaatagagaGTTAGAGAAAGTTTTTAAAGCAAAAAATGTTAGGtagatgaaaattttaataaagGCAACGAAAATTTGAACCTAGAAAAATAAGGTCAAAGATACATATACAATTTGGGGAGACTAACAAATATATATGGAGAACAACTACAGAGATGGAGAAAAATGAGAGCGGGAGAAAAATGAGAGCAAAAAAGGATAGAGAGAAAaagttaaatagaaaaaaaaagagagaaaaagttaatttgaaaaaaaaaagttgagaaaAAAATTAGGGAGAGTTAGAAACcattagaaagagaaaaagttaattaagcatattttttaaacaatgtttattttttaaagtaattttagaatagtcaaattatttataaaaaaaaaacattacattTGAGATTGAAAAAACCAGATTAAGAATATTTGGTATATTACTATATTTCtttctgtatgtttgaatgatGAAATGCATGGATATTTATACCCAAAGAACTATATAAGAATAGGCATAACCTCCCAACAACTCTCACAACAAATACTCAACAATTCTTATAACAAATTAACATCCTTTCAGACTCAAGGTGGTAAAGTAGAAACCAACTTGAGTTTGCAAGATAATTGACCAAAGCGTGCAGGGGAGAGTACTTTAGTGAATATATCAACGGGCTGTTCAGTCGTAGATATGGCTTGAAGACACAGGGTGGAGCTTTGAAGATGATGACGAACAAAGTGACAGTTGATCTCGATATGCTTCATTCGTTCATGAAACACGTCATTATAAGCAATCTGAATAGCACTACGATTGTCATAATGCAAAAATAGTAGCAGAGACCTAGAGAGCTCACATATCAGCTAGAAGCCAGGGAAGCCACAAAACTTCGGAAGTAGCATCAGCAAGTACCCGATATTCCAACTCTATGCTAGAGCAAGATACAATAGTTTGTTTATTACTTTGCCAGAGATGAGAGAATCaaccaaataaaaaaagtaaccTGTGGTGAATCGTCAATCAGTAGGATCACCAGCCTAGTCAGTATCAGTGCAGCTAGAGAGAACCAAGGAAGACTGAGAAGAGAACCAAAGCCTATGTCCTAGAGTGCCATTAACACATCGCAAAATATGAAGAACAATAGTGAAATGAATAGTGCAAGGAACATATATGAATTAAATGACCACATGGATTGCATAGGCAATGTTCGGGCGTGTTATAGTTGAGTATATGAGACTGCCAACAAGTTATCGATACATAGTGGAATCCTCGAGAGGAATGCCATCAAAAGAGGTTAGGCGGACATTAGAGTCCAATGGTGTTGGTGCAATAACAATATCAGTGATACCAGAATGCGTTAAAAGGTCAGACGCATATTTCGCCTGAGATAAATAATACCTTTTAGAACACGACGAAACCTGAAGACCAAGGAAATAATTGAGAGggcctaaatctttcatctcaaattgtTCTCCTAAATAGCATGCGAATCATCACCAGTGATAATCATGTCA
Proteins encoded:
- the LOC120067570 gene encoding uncharacterized protein LOC120067570, encoding MKDLGPLNYFLGLQVSSCSKRYYLSQAKYASDLLTHSGITDIVIAPTPLDSNVRLTSFDGIPLEDSTILPWFSLAALILTRLVILLIDDSPQLICELSRSLLLFLHYDNRSAIQIAYNDVFHERMKHIEINCHFVRHHLQSSTLCLQAISTTEQPVDIFTKVLSPARFGQLSCKLKLVSTLPP